The following coding sequences are from one Bacteroidia bacterium window:
- a CDS encoding HAMP domain-containing histidine kinase — protein sequence MNIYSRKQVWKLLLLIIAVIIGISSLWVTNNLVNKLELEERKKIELWAKGMKALANTENPNQDITFIFEVIKNNETVPVIIADENDSIVVFRNLDSLKTNDPSYLKSRLTEMKKHCEPIEMIRSEKLTRIVYYEDSTILIQLLYYPYIQLAVIFLFILVAYFAFSSSRKAEQNQVWVGMAKETAHQLGTPISSLMAWIELLSLKNVDQEILLEIGKDIKRLEIVTERFSKIGSGTSLVPVNVIEVLNNVVSYMRTRTSSKVQFILKFPVTGELIVPLNPPLFEWVIENICKNAIDSMESSGTIEISLFDQMQVLFIDIKDTGRGIPKSKQKTVFQPGYTTKKRGWGLGLSLSKRIIEVYHNGKIFVKSSEVNVGTTFRIALKK from the coding sequence TTGAACATATACTCAAGAAAACAAGTCTGGAAACTTTTACTTCTGATTATTGCCGTAATAATTGGAATATCATCTCTTTGGGTTACAAATAATTTAGTAAATAAGTTAGAACTTGAAGAAAGAAAAAAAATCGAACTCTGGGCAAAAGGAATGAAAGCTCTGGCTAATACTGAAAACCCCAATCAGGATATAACTTTTATTTTTGAAGTAATAAAAAATAACGAAACTGTTCCTGTAATTATAGCTGACGAAAATGACAGTATAGTTGTATTTCGTAATCTTGATTCTCTAAAAACTAATGATCCATCATATTTAAAAAGCAGGCTTACGGAAATGAAAAAGCACTGCGAACCAATAGAAATGATAAGGTCAGAGAAATTAACTCGAATTGTTTATTACGAAGATTCTACCATTCTTATTCAACTTCTTTATTACCCTTATATTCAATTAGCTGTAATATTTCTTTTTATTTTGGTTGCATATTTTGCTTTCAGTTCATCACGTAAAGCAGAGCAGAATCAGGTTTGGGTTGGAATGGCAAAAGAAACAGCTCATCAATTAGGTACGCCAATTTCTTCATTAATGGCATGGATAGAATTACTATCACTAAAAAATGTAGATCAGGAAATACTATTAGAAATTGGTAAGGATATTAAACGATTGGAAATTGTTACCGAACGGTTTTCTAAAATTGGTTCTGGCACAAGCCTGGTACCTGTAAATGTTATAGAAGTACTTAATAATGTTGTTAGTTACATGCGAACTAGAACTTCATCAAAAGTTCAGTTTATATTAAAATTTCCAGTAACAGGAGAATTGATAGTTCCACTAAACCCTCCCCTTTTTGAGTGGGTTATAGAGAATATTTGTAAGAATGCTATTGATTCAATGGAAAGTTCTGGTACAATTGAAATTTCATTGTTTGATCAAATGCAGGTACTTTTTATTGATATAAAGGATACCGGAAGAGGAATTCCAAAGTCAAAACAAAAAACAGTTTTTCAACCTGGGTATACTACCAAAAAACGTGGTTGGGGCTTGGGTTTGAGCCTGTCAAAAAGAATTATTGAGGTGTATCATAATGGAAAAATATTTGTAAAATCTTCGGAAGTTAATGTGGGTACTACATTTCGTATTGCTTTGAAAAAATAA
- the glgP gene encoding alpha-glucan family phosphorylase encodes MAEIKLLPDYLFEVSWEVCNKVGGIYTVISTKAKSIVDDLKDNYILIGPDVWKETHHNTEFIEDKFLFKTWRRQAEIEGHKFKIGRWDIAGSPVVILVDFTPYFSQKDKIFYDFWENYHLDSLHGQWDYMEPTLFGYAAAKLIESFYEFSHTSKDRIIAHFHEWMTGSGILYLKKEVPQIGTLFTTHATTVGRSIAGNGLPLYRDLEKYNANELAEKFNIQSKQSLEMLSANNCDAFTVVSEITDRECIQFHNKKADVITPNGFEDSFVPLDCDFEEKRQVARNKLFNVTEALLNQEIDRNSLLIINSGRYEFRNKGIDLFIDSMAEINDNPDFKKQIVAYITVPANHAGPRTELIERIHNCDFNNPISHEYLTHNLHDFEYDPILKRIKEKNLNNGPNDKVKIIFVPCYFNGVDGVFNLPYYDLLIGFDLSVFPSYYEPWGYTPLESVAFHIPTVTTTLAGFGLWIKQQGDERGDGIKVIERDDFNQDEVFHKIAKFILEYDSKSESEIASARQIAYEISQTVLWKNLIAYYHEAYHVALTKAELRIEDYKHKQLPEGLKSLKNIDTVKPAWKKVFIKSFIPESLFNLQKLSKNLWWSWNYDAHELFEMIDSQLWEEVGHNPIVLLESITLEKYRELEKDQMFLEKLNRVNSAFDEYMKSKHTTNDKQIGYFSMEFGLHDTLKIYSGGLGILAGDYLKQASDSGANIVGIGLLYRYGYFAQSLSVSGEQIANYVPQRFTALPLHPVRNEKGEWVIINLPMPGRLLHAKVWRVDVGRVPLYLLDADIEENSDADKSITYQLYGGDLEHRLKQEILLGIGGIKMLDAIGIKPEIYHCNEGHAAFIGLERLRKCVELRRMNFYEALEVVRASSLFTTHTPVPAGHDAFREDMIRTYLSYFTDKLNISWETLMGLGRVREDDIKETFSMSVLACKFSQEVNGVSKIHGKVSRTMFNPLWSDYFPQELHVGYVTNGVHFPTWVAKPWWGLYNEYLPKEFINDQSNKNSWSAINKVPDEKIWEVRSQLRQELFVTIRKKLMEGLENRQENPTLVLETVERLNENALTIGFARRFATYKRAHLIFSNLKRLAELVNNKEKPVQFIFAGKAHPADKAGQDLIKKIVEISRLPEFVGKILFLDNYDIELAKKLVQGVDVWLNTPTRPLEASGTSGEKAVMNGVVNCSVLDGWWAEGYVKGAGWALKEERTYDNQNFQDELDAETLYFLFENEIVPTFYNNDKSGLPTKWIAHIKKTIADIVPRFTMKRQLDDYYSKYYNKLLERRSLLFENNFEMVRKIAAWKQKMIRGWESVEIVSVDCHDSTQKPLLLGEDFVAEIVLNLHEIPTSDIGIEIVFGQKVFDEVKEIHFIEEMKPIAEHGGVVTFKCVVPATRSGVYDYSFRVFPKNHDLPHRMDFPLVKWI; translated from the coding sequence ATGGCTGAAATTAAACTTTTACCCGACTATCTTTTTGAAGTAAGCTGGGAAGTATGCAATAAAGTTGGTGGTATTTACACTGTAATCTCAACAAAAGCAAAGTCAATAGTAGATGATTTAAAAGATAATTACATATTAATCGGACCTGATGTTTGGAAAGAAACACATCATAATACAGAATTTATTGAAGATAAATTTTTATTTAAAACATGGCGCAGGCAGGCTGAGATTGAAGGTCATAAATTTAAGATTGGTCGTTGGGATATTGCTGGTTCACCAGTAGTTATATTAGTTGATTTTACTCCATACTTCAGTCAGAAAGATAAAATATTTTACGATTTCTGGGAAAATTACCACTTGGATTCACTTCATGGTCAGTGGGATTATATGGAGCCTACTCTTTTTGGGTATGCTGCTGCTAAGCTTATTGAAAGTTTTTATGAATTTTCGCATACCTCAAAAGATCGCATCATAGCTCATTTTCATGAGTGGATGACAGGCTCAGGAATACTATATTTGAAAAAAGAAGTTCCACAAATTGGAACGCTATTTACTACTCACGCCACAACTGTTGGTCGTTCAATTGCAGGAAACGGATTACCATTATACAGAGATCTTGAAAAATATAATGCAAACGAACTTGCCGAAAAATTTAATATTCAGTCAAAGCAATCACTCGAAATGCTTTCTGCAAATAACTGTGACGCATTTACCGTTGTTAGTGAAATTACCGATAGGGAATGTATTCAGTTTCATAATAAAAAAGCAGATGTAATTACACCAAATGGTTTTGAAGATTCATTTGTACCGTTAGATTGTGATTTTGAAGAAAAGCGACAAGTTGCAAGAAATAAATTATTTAACGTTACCGAAGCACTACTTAATCAGGAAATTGACCGAAACAGCCTGTTGATTATCAATAGTGGTCGTTATGAGTTTAGAAATAAAGGAATTGATCTTTTTATTGATTCGATGGCCGAAATAAATGATAATCCGGATTTTAAGAAACAAATTGTTGCTTATATTACTGTTCCGGCAAATCATGCTGGTCCGCGTACCGAATTAATAGAGCGAATTCATAACTGTGATTTTAACAATCCTATTTCACATGAATATTTAACTCATAATCTTCACGATTTTGAGTACGATCCGATTTTAAAAAGAATAAAAGAGAAAAATCTTAACAATGGTCCTAATGATAAAGTTAAAATAATATTTGTTCCTTGTTATTTTAATGGAGTAGATGGAGTATTTAACTTACCTTATTATGATTTGTTAATTGGTTTTGACTTATCGGTATTTCCTTCATATTACGAGCCATGGGGATATACTCCGTTAGAAAGTGTTGCATTTCATATTCCAACAGTTACAACAACATTAGCTGGATTTGGACTATGGATAAAACAACAGGGAGACGAAAGAGGTGATGGCATCAAAGTTATTGAACGTGATGATTTTAATCAGGATGAGGTATTTCATAAAATTGCAAAATTTATTTTGGAATATGATTCTAAATCAGAAAGTGAAATTGCATCGGCCAGACAAATCGCATATGAAATTTCTCAAACTGTTTTATGGAAAAATCTTATAGCTTATTATCATGAAGCATATCATGTTGCTCTTACAAAAGCCGAATTAAGAATAGAGGATTATAAACACAAACAATTACCAGAAGGGTTAAAATCACTTAAAAATATTGATACAGTAAAACCTGCATGGAAAAAAGTTTTTATTAAATCATTTATTCCTGAAAGTCTTTTTAATTTACAAAAACTTTCTAAAAATCTTTGGTGGTCGTGGAATTACGATGCTCACGAGCTGTTCGAAATGATTGATAGTCAATTATGGGAAGAGGTAGGACACAATCCAATTGTATTGCTTGAGTCAATTACACTTGAAAAATACAGAGAACTGGAAAAAGATCAAATGTTTCTCGAAAAATTAAACAGAGTAAATTCTGCTTTTGATGAATATATGAAATCCAAACATACTACCAATGATAAGCAAATTGGATATTTTAGTATGGAGTTTGGTTTGCACGATACTTTAAAAATATATTCAGGAGGATTGGGAATATTGGCAGGGGATTATCTAAAGCAAGCAAGCGACTCAGGAGCTAATATTGTTGGAATCGGTTTGTTATATCGATATGGATATTTTGCACAATCTCTTTCAGTTTCCGGCGAACAAATTGCAAATTATGTTCCACAAAGATTTACTGCACTTCCTTTGCACCCTGTTAGAAATGAAAAAGGAGAATGGGTAATTATTAATTTACCAATGCCGGGTCGTTTGTTACATGCAAAAGTTTGGAGAGTTGATGTGGGAAGAGTTCCATTGTACTTACTTGATGCAGATATTGAAGAAAACTCTGATGCCGACAAATCAATTACCTATCAACTTTATGGTGGAGATTTGGAACATCGCCTTAAACAAGAAATTCTGTTAGGTATTGGTGGTATTAAAATGCTTGATGCTATTGGTATAAAACCTGAAATATATCATTGTAATGAAGGTCATGCAGCTTTTATTGGTTTAGAAAGGTTAAGGAAATGTGTTGAATTAAGACGCATGAATTTTTATGAAGCATTAGAGGTTGTTCGCGCTTCTTCATTATTTACAACCCATACACCGGTTCCTGCAGGGCACGATGCCTTCCGCGAAGACATGATAAGAACTTATCTTTCATATTTTACAGATAAACTAAATATTAGTTGGGAAACATTAATGGGACTGGGTCGTGTTCGCGAAGATGATATAAAGGAAACATTTTCGATGTCGGTTCTTGCATGTAAATTTTCTCAGGAAGTAAATGGTGTAAGTAAAATACATGGAAAAGTTTCACGTACTATGTTTAATCCTTTGTGGAGTGATTATTTTCCGCAGGAATTACATGTAGGTTATGTAACAAATGGAGTTCATTTTCCAACCTGGGTTGCAAAACCATGGTGGGGATTATATAACGAATATTTACCAAAAGAATTTATTAACGATCAGTCAAATAAAAATTCGTGGTCGGCAATAAATAAAGTTCCCGATGAAAAAATCTGGGAAGTAAGATCACAATTGCGTCAGGAATTATTTGTAACAATTCGCAAAAAATTAATGGAAGGACTTGAAAATCGCCAGGAAAATCCTACATTAGTTTTAGAAACTGTTGAAAGACTTAACGAAAACGCATTAACAATAGGCTTTGCACGTCGTTTTGCAACTTATAAAAGAGCTCATTTAATTTTTAGTAATTTAAAACGATTAGCAGAATTAGTAAATAATAAGGAAAAGCCAGTACAATTTATTTTTGCAGGAAAAGCACACCCTGCAGATAAAGCCGGACAGGATTTAATTAAAAAAATAGTAGAAATATCACGTTTACCAGAGTTTGTAGGTAAAATCCTTTTCCTTGACAACTATGATATTGAGCTTGCAAAAAAATTAGTGCAAGGTGTTGATGTTTGGTTAAACACTCCAACCCGACCACTAGAGGCTTCCGGAACAAGTGGAGAAAAAGCAGTAATGAACGGAGTAGTTAATTGCAGTGTGTTAGATGGATGGTGGGCAGAAGGATATGTTAAAGGTGCAGGCTGGGCTCTTAAAGAAGAACGTACATATGACAATCAAAATTTTCAGGATGAACTGGATGCAGAAACATTATACTTCCTTTTCGAAAATGAGATTGTTCCAACATTCTACAATAATGATAAATCTGGTTTGCCTACAAAGTGGATTGCTCACATTAAGAAAACAATTGCTGATATAGTTCCACGCTTTACAATGAAACGTCAGCTTGACGACTATTATTCAAAATATTATAACAAATTGTTAGAAAGAAGAAGCTTGCTTTTTGAGAACAATTTCGAAATGGTTAGAAAGATTGCTGCCTGGAAACAAAAAATGATTAGAGGATGGGAAAGTGTTGAAATTGTTTCAGTCGATTGTCACGATTCTACACAAAAACCATTATTACTTGGTGAAGACTTTGTTGCAGAAATAGTATTAAACCTCCACGAAATACCAACTTCTGATATAGGGATTGAAATTGTTTTTGGACAAAAAGTATTTGACGAGGTGAAAGAAATACATTTTATTGAAGAAATGAAACCAATTGCAGAACATGGTGGAGTCGTTACATTTAAATGTGTTGTTCCGGCAACCCGTTCAGGTGTTTATGACTACTCTTTCAGGGTATTCCCTAAAAATCACGATTTGCCTCATCGAATGGACTTCCCTTTGGTTAAATGGATTTAG
- a CDS encoding T9SS type A sorting domain-containing protein, which translates to MKKLLPILLVILCLYSNAQITIYQQDLPQPGDTFMLYVDKTPTVSLGTASASAQVWNYSALANDSTKYAPYGITANLAFSASFPNSNTYTYGPAVLYGGPGAPSPGAGVGYTMWSVNSTGMWVEGYRSDYDGHGEKNINPNPKEMLMPVPCTYGHNQNYDSKWEVSIAYVPTDFDTLYRSRTHKNINCDAWGSMTTPYGVFSNVIRVHEFSVTTDSVFASFGGTTYYSLLFKKDTINKYLFWAPTERHPVAIAYCNNAGILQRIEYVSWAHLNVNQVNSDEVSISVFPNPVSDYATIKIDGNLKGEKYLIRILDLSGKEIFKQSSKDNLNSISVKTFDQGLYFVEIETETGKVFKSNFVVK; encoded by the coding sequence ATGAAAAAACTATTACCTATTCTGTTAGTTATCTTATGTTTGTACTCAAACGCACAAATTACAATTTATCAACAGGATCTTCCTCAACCGGGAGATACATTTATGCTTTATGTAGATAAAACTCCAACTGTTTCTTTGGGAACAGCATCTGCTTCGGCTCAGGTTTGGAACTATAGTGCATTGGCAAATGATTCAACCAAATATGCGCCATACGGAATAACAGCAAATCTTGCTTTTAGTGCTTCTTTTCCAAACTCTAATACTTATACTTACGGTCCTGCTGTTTTGTATGGCGGGCCAGGAGCTCCAAGTCCGGGTGCCGGCGTTGGTTATACAATGTGGTCTGTAAATTCAACCGGAATGTGGGTTGAAGGTTATCGCAGCGATTATGATGGACATGGTGAGAAAAACATTAATCCAAATCCAAAAGAAATGCTGATGCCTGTTCCTTGTACTTATGGTCATAATCAGAATTATGATTCGAAATGGGAAGTGAGTATTGCATATGTTCCAACTGACTTTGACACTTTATACAGAAGCCGTACCCATAAAAATATTAATTGCGATGCATGGGGAAGCATGACCACACCTTATGGAGTGTTTTCAAATGTTATAAGAGTACATGAGTTTTCAGTTACAACAGATAGTGTATTTGCATCATTTGGTGGTACAACGTATTATTCATTGTTATTTAAGAAAGACACAATAAATAAATATTTATTCTGGGCTCCAACCGAAAGGCATCCTGTAGCAATTGCTTATTGTAATAATGCAGGGATTTTGCAAAGAATAGAGTATGTGTCATGGGCACATCTGAATGTTAATCAGGTTAATTCTGATGAAGTTTCAATTTCTGTTTTCCCAAATCCTGTTTCAGATTATGCAACAATTAAAATCGATGGTAATTTAAAGGGTGAAAAATATTTAATTAGAATTTTAGATCTTTCGGGTAAAGAGATTTTTAAGCAAAGCTCTAAAGACAATCTAAATTCAATTTCTGTAAAAACTTTTGACCAAGGTTTATATTTTGTAGAAATTGAAACAGAAACCGGCAAAGTATTTAAATCAAATTTTGTTGTAAAATAG
- a CDS encoding T9SS type A sorting domain-containing protein, which produces MKNYIYLLLLFALLTFKGNSQNSLCNGALPLGTDTTFIFPLSINTGTAEVGPNYGCLTSLPNPSWYYLLVEQPGDISIEIHTVPQQDVDFVLWGPFTSNTAPCLNQLTAIGTPVSHHSSGAGGGYPDGNMIDCSSDPSWQEYAYIPNSQTGQYYIILFTNPLNQAANIIFKQTNIGQGGAGTINNYNVYCNFDTITTIVGACNPLTNQYSVSGDMYFHFSPSNYLMTGEIILTDQPSGITYIFNWPFINSSSPVAFNLYGNFSDGASHTLTAIFTNAPNCMYTTTYIAPAACLTCTANAGPDISVCGLTTTLNATVNTGDVNTQWLPQSGITYTNIYSPTAVITASYPGIFNLIWQVTNSVGITCTDTVKVTFTQQPVANAGPDANVCQLNYTMAAIPSVMGAAVWTQLSGPVMGVLTNPTSPTSSFTVPQPGSYSFIWTETNGGCVDSDTVTINFQSVPTSTFAAESPICLGDSGVVVYTGTGGFMSTYSWNFGTATVLSGTGVGPFYVTWSAAGIYDISLVVQNNGCMSILTNHQVQVNSGTPGCCIIPTPNAGPDTAVCGLTYQLQGSLPAPGNVSSWSMVSGPGISNIIGYNVTVTSAGTYTFQLHEINGICDSSDFVTIIFNSVPMPDAGLDFFVCGKFAHISATTTTTGGQWSGPAGIAYYDAPIDSTSHYNPTYADSSSTWIRAIVYENDTVTMYWFENNGSCTNYDSVNVYFGSIMPANHLVNPADSVVCGPVFNLLNAQSSGYGYGYWLDTVMSTIFTPLPTNLNPVVTINSNNYGYHDFYWITVNGICRDTSTVVRVNFKTNKIEGIAQSSLVTDFSNFKAELFNDVSYENSPFSNCNLTSSGSFSLWAEPNQNYYLKLSKINPLLYPGIANSYYNNSYSWENATILTATGSCDTLAANLPLYTMTPATGGQCRIYGFVRYDGSLAPVANATVYIRYQPNQLPARFELTNQNGYYSINNIPNGNYKLYVDMPGLPQVTNHHIVINSNDTVFANVNFIVDTTSIYKDYGFGIYADTTGFIGVNEIFVENNDFICFPNPASDFIKIIFSNEINESSIITIYNIEGKAVIEKTILRSETKVDLGSLSSGIYTIEIKNDKFVKREKFVKL; this is translated from the coding sequence ATGAAAAACTATATTTATCTGTTATTATTATTTGCTTTGTTAACTTTTAAAGGAAATTCTCAAAATAGTTTATGTAATGGAGCATTACCTTTAGGAACCGACACAACATTTATTTTTCCATTAAGTATTAATACAGGAACAGCTGAAGTAGGTCCAAATTATGGATGTCTAACATCGTTACCAAATCCTTCATGGTACTATTTATTAGTAGAACAACCGGGAGATATCTCTATTGAAATTCATACAGTTCCACAACAAGATGTTGATTTTGTTTTGTGGGGACCATTTACTTCCAATACTGCACCTTGTTTAAATCAACTTACTGCAATTGGAACTCCAGTATCGCATCATAGTTCAGGTGCCGGGGGTGGTTATCCTGATGGCAATATGATAGATTGTAGTTCCGATCCTTCATGGCAGGAGTATGCTTATATTCCAAATTCACAAACCGGACAATACTATATTATTTTATTTACAAATCCGTTAAATCAGGCAGCAAATATTATATTTAAGCAAACTAATATTGGGCAGGGAGGTGCAGGCACTATTAACAATTATAATGTTTATTGTAATTTTGATACAATCACTACAATTGTTGGAGCTTGTAATCCATTAACAAATCAATATTCTGTTTCTGGTGATATGTATTTTCATTTTTCCCCATCAAATTATTTAATGACTGGCGAGATTATTTTAACTGATCAACCAAGTGGAATCACCTATATTTTTAATTGGCCATTCATAAACTCTTCAAGTCCTGTAGCATTTAATCTATATGGTAATTTTTCTGATGGAGCTTCACACACTTTAACTGCAATCTTTACTAATGCCCCTAATTGTATGTATACTACAACATATATTGCACCTGCTGCATGCTTAACTTGTACAGCAAATGCAGGTCCCGATATTTCAGTGTGTGGTTTAACTACAACGCTTAATGCTACAGTAAATACAGGCGATGTTAATACTCAATGGCTACCACAATCAGGTATAACATATACTAATATATATTCTCCAACTGCCGTAATTACTGCTTCTTATCCTGGAATATTTAATTTAATATGGCAGGTAACAAATTCTGTTGGAATTACTTGTACTGATACTGTTAAAGTAACTTTTACTCAACAACCTGTTGCAAATGCAGGACCCGATGCTAATGTTTGTCAACTAAATTATACAATGGCAGCAATTCCTAGTGTAATGGGTGCTGCAGTGTGGACTCAATTAAGTGGACCAGTAATGGGTGTATTAACAAATCCGACTTCTCCAACTTCTTCTTTTACTGTGCCTCAACCAGGGTCTTATTCGTTCATTTGGACTGAAACCAACGGTGGCTGCGTTGATTCTGATACTGTAACAATTAATTTTCAATCGGTTCCTACTTCAACTTTTGCCGCAGAATCTCCTATTTGTTTAGGTGATTCAGGTGTTGTTGTTTACACTGGTACCGGAGGATTTATGTCTACTTATTCATGGAATTTTGGAACCGCAACAGTATTATCTGGCACTGGTGTCGGACCATTTTATGTTACATGGAGTGCTGCGGGAATTTATGATATTAGCCTTGTTGTTCAAAATAATGGTTGTATGAGCATATTAACCAATCATCAGGTTCAGGTAAATTCTGGAACCCCAGGTTGCTGTATTATTCCAACGCCAAATGCCGGACCCGATACTGCAGTATGTGGTTTAACATATCAGTTACAAGGTTCTTTACCTGCTCCGGGGAATGTATCAAGTTGGTCTATGGTATCTGGTCCTGGAATTTCTAATATTATTGGCTATAATGTTACTGTTACATCAGCTGGGACATATACTTTTCAATTACACGAAATTAATGGCATTTGCGATTCTTCAGATTTTGTTACAATTATTTTTAATTCGGTACCAATGCCAGATGCGGGCTTAGATTTTTTTGTATGCGGAAAATTTGCACATATTTCTGCAACAACAACTACTACTGGTGGTCAGTGGAGTGGTCCAGCTGGTATAGCATATTATGATGCCCCTATTGATTCTACGAGTCACTATAATCCTACTTATGCCGATTCTTCCAGTACATGGATTCGTGCTATAGTTTATGAAAATGATACCGTTACAATGTATTGGTTCGAAAATAATGGTTCCTGTACAAATTACGATTCAGTAAATGTATACTTTGGCAGTATTATGCCTGCAAACCATCTTGTAAATCCTGCTGATTCTGTAGTTTGTGGTCCTGTTTTTAATCTTTTGAATGCACAATCATCAGGGTATGGTTATGGATATTGGTTAGATACTGTAATGTCAACAATTTTCACGCCTCTCCCTACAAATCTAAATCCTGTTGTAACAATTAACAGCAATAATTATGGTTATCACGATTTTTACTGGATTACAGTAAATGGAATTTGTAGAGACACGTCAACTGTTGTCAGGGTTAATTTTAAAACAAATAAAATAGAAGGAATTGCTCAATCATCTTTGGTTACTGATTTCTCTAATTTTAAGGCAGAATTATTTAATGATGTTAGTTACGAAAATAGTCCATTTAGCAATTGCAATCTTACTTCATCAGGAAGTTTTTCTCTTTGGGCTGAACCTAATCAAAACTACTATTTAAAATTATCTAAAATTAATCCGTTACTTTATCCGGGCATTGCAAATTCATATTACAATAACTCTTACAGCTGGGAAAATGCAACTATTTTAACAGCTACTGGTAGTTGTGATACATTAGCGGCAAATTTACCTTTGTATACAATGACACCAGCTACTGGGGGACAATGCAGAATTTATGGTTTTGTTAGGTATGATGGTTCTCTTGCTCCTGTTGCAAATGCTACTGTATATATTAGGTATCAACCTAATCAGCTTCCTGCACGATTTGAATTAACAAATCAGAATGGATATTATTCAATTAACAATATTCCAAACGGTAATTATAAATTGTATGTTGATATGCCCGGATTACCTCAGGTAACAAATCATCATATAGTTATAAATTCAAACGATACAGTATTTGCAAATGTTAATTTTATTGTTGACACTACTTCTATTTACAAAGACTATGGATTTGGAATTTATGCCGACACTACAGGTTTTATTGGAGTAAATGAAATTTTTGTAGAGAACAATGATTTTATATGTTTCCCAAATCCGGCGTCTGATTTTATAAAAATAATTTTTAGTAATGAAATTAATGAATCTTCAATAATAACAATATACAACATTGAAGGCAAGGCAGTAATAGAAAAAACAATTTTACGGTCTGAAACGAAAGTTGACCTAGGTTCACTTAGTTCAGGAATTTATACAATAGAAATTAAAAACGATAAGTTTGTAAAAAGAGAGAAATTTGTAAAACTGTAA